A stretch of Candidatus Coatesbacteria bacterium DNA encodes these proteins:
- a CDS encoding outer membrane beta-barrel protein, which translates to MKKVLLVMLVLALIIPAFAIDKNGLLEAGLRIFYWMPQGNFGEAYDASLGFGAKVGYGVSSNFEVVGEAWYGLADFNENYWGLDYWDYEDATPYLTQFSAGARVNFSPYSQFDPYAQLTAGYYMWAMYKEVGVDTDGDGDIDEYQYQLVEDDSTRKFGINARLGGEFFTSKTMSIDVGVGWNSIFSVEVPEPVDVDGDGFYDAGEWNYVEETVNVLTFSAGANFYF; encoded by the coding sequence ATGAAGAAGGTTCTGCTAGTCATGCTCGTCCTGGCCCTGATCATTCCGGCCTTCGCCATCGACAAGAACGGCCTGCTCGAAGCCGGCCTGCGCATCTTCTACTGGATGCCCCAGGGTAACTTCGGTGAAGCCTACGACGCCTCCCTCGGCTTCGGCGCCAAGGTCGGTTACGGCGTTTCCTCAAACTTCGAGGTCGTCGGTGAAGCCTGGTACGGCCTGGCCGACTTCAACGAGAACTACTGGGGCCTGGACTACTGGGATTACGAAGATGCCACCCCGTACCTGACCCAGTTCAGCGCGGGTGCCCGGGTCAACTTCTCCCCCTACAGCCAGTTCGACCCCTACGCCCAGTTGACCGCCGGTTACTACATGTGGGCGATGTACAAAGAGGTCGGTGTCGACACCGACGGTGACGGCGACATCGATGAGTATCAGTACCAGCTCGTCGAGGACGACTCCACCCGCAAGTTCGGCATCAACGCCCGCCTAGGCGGCGAGTTCTTCACCTCCAAGACCATGTCCATCGACGTGGGTGTCGGCTGGAACTCGATCTTCAGCGTCGAGGTCCCCGAGCCCGTCGACGTCGACGGCGACGGCTTCTACGATGCCGGTGAGTGGAACTACGTTGAAGAGACCGTCAACGTGCTGACCTTCAGCGCCGGCGCCAACTTCTACTTCTAG
- a CDS encoding outer membrane beta-barrel protein: MNKALMILLCIGATAAGAAVAGDTALALEGGWWTPQGALADSHNGLWSVGATVGLRVLDELEVYTRGCYGEAEFVEDFWESGVPDFEPRGRMLSLGLGARYGFPLQAFFPYLRAGVNYGFWLSHQPVPQMGWFPAQSEAFGIDAGLGLEYFLVESLSLRLDAGYTYYFNLEVPEGVWQESEFGSYWGLEFNEENVGALAVGLGVAWYL, encoded by the coding sequence GTGAACAAGGCGTTGATGATTCTACTCTGCATCGGCGCGACGGCGGCGGGCGCCGCCGTCGCCGGCGACACCGCCCTGGCCCTCGAGGGTGGCTGGTGGACGCCCCAGGGCGCCCTGGCCGATTCACACAACGGTCTTTGGTCCGTCGGGGCCACCGTGGGCCTGCGCGTTCTGGACGAGCTCGAGGTCTATACCCGGGGCTGCTACGGCGAGGCCGAATTCGTCGAGGATTTCTGGGAGAGCGGGGTGCCGGACTTCGAACCCCGCGGACGGATGCTGTCCCTGGGCCTGGGCGCCCGCTACGGCTTCCCCCTCCAGGCCTTCTTTCCCTACCTGCGCGCCGGAGTGAACTACGGCTTCTGGCTCTCCCATCAGCCAGTGCCCCAGATGGGCTGGTTCCCGGCTCAGAGCGAGGCCTTCGGCATCGATGCCGGCCTGGGCCTCGAATACTTCCTCGTCGAGAGCCTGTCCCTGCGCCTGGACGCCGGCTACACCTACTACTTCAACCTCGAGGTCCCCGAGGGCGTCTGGCAGGAGTCCGAGTTCGGCTCCTACTGGGGGCTGGAGTTCAACGAGGAGAACGTGGGCGCCCTGGCCGTCGGGCTGGGGGTCGCCTGGTACCTCTAG
- a CDS encoding phosphoribosylglycinamide formyltransferase: MPAKRIGILISGRGSNMTALIEACRDGRLEAEPALVIADNPTAPGLAKARELGVPARALPPRKWRTKLAGDDARDYAAALADAGVELVCLAGFMRVIKRPLLEAFPERILNIHPSLLPAFTGLDAQRRAWEYGVRYAGCSVHFVDASLDGGPIIDQRVVEVRDDDTPQTLAARILEQEHQLYPAAAGLVLAGRYRLEGRRVIRL; this comes from the coding sequence GTGCCAGCCAAACGCATCGGTATCCTGATCAGCGGACGGGGCTCCAACATGACCGCCCTCATCGAGGCCTGCCGCGACGGCCGCTTGGAGGCCGAACCGGCCCTGGTCATCGCCGACAATCCCACGGCCCCCGGCCTGGCCAAGGCCCGTGAACTCGGCGTACCGGCCCGGGCCCTGCCGCCGCGCAAATGGCGCACCAAGCTGGCCGGCGACGACGCCCGCGACTACGCCGCGGCCCTGGCCGACGCCGGCGTCGAACTGGTCTGCCTGGCCGGCTTCATGCGCGTGATCAAACGACCCCTGCTCGAGGCTTTCCCCGAACGCATCCTCAACATCCACCCCAGCCTGCTGCCCGCCTTCACCGGACTCGATGCCCAGCGCCGGGCCTGGGAATACGGTGTGCGCTACGCCGGTTGCAGCGTCCACTTCGTCGACGCCAGCCTCGACGGCGGACCGATCATCGACCAACGCGTCGTCGAGGTCCGCGACGACGATACGCCGCAAACCCTCGCCGCACGGATCCTCGAACAGGAACACCAACTCTACCCCGCCGCCGCCGGATTGGTCCTCGCCGGCCGCTACCGCCTCGAGGGCCGGCGGGTGATCCGCCTGTGA
- the rfaE2 gene encoding D-glycero-beta-D-manno-heptose 1-phosphate adenylyltransferase: MTTPEELLEHWAAAGRPRRVVFTNGCFDLLHPGHTRYLAAARELGDCLVVGLNDDAGVRRLKGKNRPFVSAPLRGEVLAALEAVDFVVPFGEDTPLALIEALRPDVLVKGGDYTAEQIVGAAEVESRGGRVVVLPLEADFSTTALAIVVAEGVAGDLGWRVEHVPYGPGMGERAAAIKEGRERIIKGQAGGKES; encoded by the coding sequence ATGACGACGCCGGAGGAGTTGCTGGAGCACTGGGCGGCTGCGGGGCGGCCACGGCGGGTGGTGTTCACCAACGGCTGTTTCGATCTGCTGCACCCGGGCCACACCCGTTACCTGGCGGCGGCGCGGGAGCTGGGGGATTGTCTGGTGGTCGGTCTCAACGACGACGCCGGCGTGCGACGGCTCAAGGGAAAAAACCGCCCCTTCGTCAGCGCGCCGTTGCGCGGCGAGGTGTTGGCGGCCCTGGAAGCCGTCGATTTCGTCGTTCCTTTCGGCGAGGACACACCGTTGGCCCTGATCGAGGCGCTGCGGCCCGATGTGCTGGTCAAGGGCGGTGATTACACCGCGGAGCAGATCGTCGGCGCCGCCGAGGTGGAGTCCCGGGGCGGTCGGGTCGTCGTGCTGCCGCTGGAGGCGGACTTCTCCACGACGGCCCTGGCCATCGTCGTCGCCGAGGGGGTGGCCGGCGACCTGGGTTGGCGCGTCGAGCACGTGCCCTACGGTCCGGGGATGGGGGAGCGGGCGGCGGCGATCAAGGAGGGCCGCGAGCGGATCATCAAGGGTCAGGCCGGCGGGAAGGAATCGTGA
- the kdsB gene encoding 3-deoxy-manno-octulosonate cytidylyltransferase codes for MKSPRTLCVIPARYASSRLPGKPLKELAGRPLILHTVERARAAASLDWIVVATDDERIARVVREAGGDAVVTPELPSGTHRAAHVAAKIDCRFVINLQGDEPLVPPELLNALTARLAAGAEIATVVHQSADAADYGDPNCVKVVVDAADRALYFSRAPLPHHREGQGPPPGGFLRHVGVYGFTRQALLKAVELPDSPLERAEGLEQLRWLAGGMAIDCVRTDWAGVGVDTPADLERARRLLSEENDAR; via the coding sequence GTGAAATCGCCCCGGACCCTCTGCGTCATCCCGGCGCGCTACGCCAGCAGCCGGTTGCCGGGCAAGCCGCTCAAAGAGCTGGCGGGGCGGCCGTTGATCCTGCACACCGTCGAGCGGGCCCGGGCGGCGGCCTCCCTGGACTGGATAGTGGTGGCCACCGACGACGAGCGCATCGCCCGGGTGGTGCGTGAAGCCGGCGGGGACGCCGTGGTGACGCCGGAGCTGCCCTCGGGCACCCACCGCGCGGCTCACGTGGCCGCCAAGATCGACTGCCGTTTCGTCATCAACCTTCAGGGTGACGAGCCCCTGGTGCCGCCGGAGCTGCTCAACGCCCTGACGGCCCGGCTGGCGGCCGGGGCCGAGATCGCCACCGTTGTCCACCAGTCGGCCGATGCGGCCGATTACGGCGACCCCAACTGTGTCAAGGTCGTCGTCGACGCCGCGGACCGGGCGCTGTACTTCAGCCGGGCCCCCCTGCCCCACCACCGTGAGGGCCAGGGGCCGCCTCCGGGCGGTTTCCTGCGCCACGTCGGCGTCTACGGCTTCACCCGCCAGGCCTTGTTGAAGGCCGTCGAGCTGCCGGACAGTCCGCTGGAGCGCGCCGAGGGTTTGGAGCAGTTACGCTGGCTGGCCGGTGGGATGGCGATCGACTGCGTGCGTACCGACTGGGCGGGCGTCGGCGTCGACACACCGGCGGATCTGGAGCGGGCGCGACGCCTATTGAGCGAGGAGAATGATGCCCGATAA
- a CDS encoding GTP cyclohydrolase I FolE2, whose amino-acid sequence MPDNHRLDHGGRLPDVAREAPTHALPLNKVGVKHILYPITVMDRTRGWQSTVARVNMYVDLPKDFRGTHMSRFISILNDFRGRISYETFKEIINETRRQFKAERAHLELRFPYFIEKTAPVSGEKSLMEYRAGFLVEGNGDNFAITDLVSVPVMSLCPCSREIAERGAHNQRSVVRLRVDSQKLIWIEELIEIAEESASAPLYALLKREDEKALTERSYDNPRFVEDIVRAVAHRLDADDRVDAYHVECENYESIHNHSAYASLARD is encoded by the coding sequence ATGCCCGATAACCATCGACTGGATCACGGCGGCCGGCTGCCCGACGTCGCCCGCGAAGCCCCGACCCACGCCCTGCCGCTGAACAAGGTCGGCGTCAAGCACATCCTCTACCCGATCACGGTGATGGACCGCACCCGGGGCTGGCAGTCGACGGTGGCCCGAGTGAATATGTACGTCGACCTGCCCAAGGACTTCCGCGGCACACACATGAGCCGCTTCATCTCGATCCTCAATGATTTCCGCGGCCGCATCTCCTACGAGACCTTCAAGGAGATCATCAACGAGACCCGGCGGCAGTTCAAGGCCGAACGGGCCCACCTCGAGCTGCGTTTCCCCTACTTCATCGAGAAGACGGCCCCGGTCTCCGGAGAGAAATCACTGATGGAGTACCGGGCCGGTTTCCTCGTCGAGGGCAACGGCGACAATTTCGCCATCACCGATCTGGTCAGCGTCCCGGTGATGAGTCTGTGTCCCTGCTCCCGGGAGATCGCCGAGCGCGGGGCCCACAACCAGCGCTCCGTGGTCCGATTGCGCGTTGACAGTCAGAAGCTGATCTGGATCGAGGAGTTGATCGAGATCGCCGAGGAATCGGCCAGCGCGCCCCTCTACGCCTTGTTGAAGCGCGAGGACGAAAAGGCGCTGACCGAGCGCAGCTACGATAACCCACGCTTCGTCGAGGACATCGTCCGCGCCGTGGCCCATCGCCTGGACGCCGACGACCGTGTCGACGCCTACCACGTCGAGTGCGAGAACTACGAGAGTATCCACAACCACAGCGCCTACGCCAGTCTGGCCCGGGACTGA